AATGATAATCCCGATAGAGCCATTCGCCAGCTTTACAACGGAATTTACTATATTCGCAAAGCGCTGGAGGAGTACGGGATAGATAGATCTTTGGTCAGCATCGACAACAGTTATAACCTGAAACTAGGGGCTGTTGACTATGATGTCGGCCGAGTGAATGAATTGAAAAGAAACAGTGATGATAGTATTGAGACATTAGAAGAAATTGTGGAGCAGTTTGGGGGGGATTATCTGGAAGGAGAGTACTACCACTGGGCAACAGGTGAAAGAACAAGGTTAGAGAATCTGATGCAACAATGTCTGATTACTCTTGCCGTCCTTTGCATAGAAAACAGGGAATATTCCAAGGCAGAGTATAAACTAAAGGAAGCTTATAAGATTAACCCTTATGAGGAAAGAGTTACTGAGTTGTTTATGAAATTGTATCTTTATACAGAAGAACAGAGCAAAGCCATTAAACATTTTAAAGAATATACCGAGTTAATTAAAGATGAGCTTGGCTTACAGCCAAACGAAAAGATTTATGAACTTTATCAATCTATCAACCGATTTACTTTATAGCAGGTAATAGCTCACAACTAAAAAACTTACGAGGTTGCCTTCTGTCTACGACGGAAGGCAACTTTTTTTATAGGGATTTTGAGATGGTGAAAAATTGGTGAGAGGTCACTTGTATAATTTCCAAGTGCCCAACTGGGGCTGTCATCGGTTGCCCAGTTATTTTTGTAGTAAGGGAGTGAGCTGCTTTGAGAGTATACATTCTTGCCAATAAAGGCAATGATCAGATTATAACCTGTATATCACAAATTAAGCATGTTAATGAGATTAAGGTCTTTGACGACAATATCCGCTTTATAGAGCAATTGAGTAAACGCCCACCAGACTGCTGCCTCATCAAGTTGGGGGAGAGTCAAATACCGGGACTGACAACGGCGGAAAAAATTAAGCGGTTAAATTCCGAAATTCGAATTATCTTAATTGCCGAAGATGGGGATTACGCCCTGGAGGGTTTTGAAATAGGCGT
This DNA window, taken from Bacillota bacterium, encodes the following:
- a CDS encoding response regulator, which gives rise to MKTTAVLVDDERPALRGIENLLKEFPEISIIGTYTDPIKAINEIELLKPHVVFLDINMPQLMGTDVASKINAANPETDIVFVTAYDQYAVEAFELYALDYILKPIDPPRFKKSVERLLKKPTEVENTAKKLQIKCLGRFQVGWQGKEPIRWRAEKTRELFAFLLHSQGNNVSKDLLLDKLWPNDNPDRAIRQLYNGIYYIRKALEEYGIDRSLVSIDNSYNLKLGAVDYDVGRVNELKRNSDDSIETLEEIVEQFGGDYLEGEYYHWATGERTRLENLMQQCLITLAVLCIENREYSKAEYKLKEAYKINPYEERVTELFMKLYLYTEEQSKAIKHFKEYTELIKDELGLQPNEKIYELYQSINRFTL
- a CDS encoding response regulator; this translates as MRVYILANKGNDQIITCISQIKHVNEIKVFDDNIRFIEQLSKRPPDCCLIKLGESQIPGLTTAEKIKRLNSEIRIILIAEDGDYALEGFEIGVQGYLLYPLEVEKLEQHFKDVRQESR